The Sinomicrobium kalidii genome contains a region encoding:
- a CDS encoding suppressor of fused domain protein, with protein MDRETYIKTFTADDAVGWQSIDISLEKNYRDTKPRHYGPLCGLHFAAGGSDPIDGASIYDSDKQEFHRHIVSYGMSELYYNEALAGSEFSKWGFEFTFRLKPFEDDKDDPLWAVQVMNNLASYVFNSGKWFEENHFVPANGPVRLNTDTEITGFVFALDPELGKIDTPHGEVSFLQLVGITENEVQRLKKNPVTTAVKELIDELKTNNPLLITDLNRK; from the coding sequence ATGGACCGGGAAACCTATATAAAAACATTTACCGCTGATGATGCGGTAGGCTGGCAATCCATAGACATTTCACTGGAAAAGAACTATAGAGATACCAAACCCAGGCACTACGGTCCCCTTTGCGGTCTGCATTTTGCCGCAGGGGGGAGCGATCCCATTGACGGAGCGAGTATTTACGATTCCGATAAGCAGGAATTCCACAGGCATATTGTCAGTTACGGAATGTCCGAACTTTATTATAATGAAGCCTTGGCCGGCAGTGAATTTAGCAAATGGGGATTTGAGTTTACATTCAGGCTAAAGCCGTTTGAAGACGACAAGGATGACCCGCTCTGGGCGGTTCAGGTGATGAACAACCTGGCGAGTTACGTCTTTAACAGTGGAAAATGGTTTGAAGAGAACCACTTTGTCCCGGCCAACGGCCCCGTAAGACTGAATACCGATACCGAAATTACCGGATTTGTCTTTGCGCTTGACCCGGAACTGGGAAAAATCGATACCCCGCACGGGGAAGTATCTTTTTTACAACTGGTGGGCATCACCGAAAATGAAGTGCAACGACTAAAGAAAAACCCTGTGACAACAGCCGTCAAAGAACTGATCGATGAACTGAAAACGAACAATCCTTTATTGATTACTGACTTGAACAGAAAATAG